In the Plasmodium chabaudi chabaudi strain AS genome assembly, chromosome: 13 genome, one interval contains:
- a CDS encoding mediator of RNA polymerase II transcription subunit 31, putative, with protein sequence MMLSKMEDNKIEKSKTEENKKVYILHKNYREGLFENKLRFETELEFVQSLSNIEYIKYLYDNKYFNDKNFLNYLKYLNYWRSKPYIFYVNFPICLYVLEILNDKNVHEYFSASNSFNTFIYYLKLHWLYFNYQT encoded by the coding sequence ATGATGCTTTCGAAAATGGAAGATAATAAGATTGAAAAATCAAAGactgaagaaaataaaaaagtatatattttacataaaaattatagagaagggttatttgaaaataagtTAAGATTTGAAACTGAATTAGAATTTGTTCAATCATTAAGtaatatagaatatataaaatatttgtatgacaataaatattttaatgataaaaattttttgaattatttaaaatatttgaattaCTGGAGAAGTAagccatatattttttacgtTAATTTCCCCATATGCTTATATGTTTTAGAAATACTAAATGACAAAAACGTACATGAGTATTTTAGCGCCTCAAATTCGTTTAatacttttatatattacttaAAATTACACTGGCTATACTTCAATTATCAAACATAG
- a CDS encoding trailer hitch homolog, putative: MSSVSTLPYIGSKISLISNSEIRYEGILYTINTHESTVALQNVRSYGTEGRRQPDIPASNEVYDFIIFRGKDIKDVTVSEAPKTIPDDPAIVSMNIAPSTKNTIGDNLNYNNNVNNINKPLNVQNNMIPQNERNMNLNNRRYYNRHNYNYYNGNMNHNGHHNNNHNNNRHYNNFKYKNYRNYDRQPYVIGELESQPNPVLKSKFSPDFDFNSNNLKFDKTNIIDEKNKEALTANSSMQVGGYDKKSSFFDNISCETLDKQQGKDEKVDREKLRMLDVDTFGIAAAHYRTNMHNRNNNRNKGRNTKNNKMMGNFNYNYYGRNQNPFNRYPAY; the protein is encoded by the coding sequence ATGTCTTCTGTATCAACCTTACCATATATAGGAAGTAAAATTTCTTTAATCTCAAACTCAGAAATTAGATATGAAGGAATTTTGTATACCATAAACACACATGAATCTACTGTTGCATTGCAAAATGTTAGATCATATGGCACAGAAGGTAGAAGACAACCGGATATTCCTGCCTCAAATGAAGTAtatgattttataatatttcgagggaaagatataaaagatGTTACAGTAAGTGAAGCCCCTAAAACGATACCGGATGATCCAGCAATAGTATCAATGAATATTGCACCATCAACGAAAAATACTATAGGcgataatttaaattataacaacaatgtaaacaatattaataaaccATTAAAtgttcaaaataatatgattccccaaaatgaaagaaacatgaatttaaataatagaagatattataataggcataattataattattataatggTAATATGAATCACAATGGGCATcacaataataatcataataacaataggcattataataattttaaatataaaaactatAGAAATTATGATAGACAACCATATGTTATTGGAGAATTGGAATCACAACCAAATCCAGtattaaaaagtaaattTAGTCCAGATTTTGAttttaattcaaataatttaaaatttgacAAAACGAATATAatagatgaaaaaaacaaagagGCATTAACTGCAAATAGTAGCATGCAGGTAGGAggatatgataaaaaatcaagtttctttgataatattagtTGTGAAACATTAGACAAACAACAAGGAAAAGATGAAAAGGTGGACAGAGAAAAATTAAGGATGCTCGATGTTGATACTTTTGGTATAGCGGCAGCGCATTATAGAactaatatgcataatagaaataataacCGAAATAAAGGAAGAAATActaagaataataaaatgatggggaattttaattataattattatggcAGAAACCAAAATCCATTCAACAGATACCCAGCCTATTAG